CTGACAATTAATTAAATAAAAAAATCTTCACCTTCCTGTAAATAAACAACGTGGTAGGGGCGCAAGGCCTTGCGCCCCTACGATGATCTGTGGTCTAGGAGATTGCTGACTGCTATTCAACTAAACCATGCTTAATCGCGAAGCGGACAAGTTCGGCTCGGTTACTGGTGTCTGTTTTTCTCAATAAACTGCTAACGTACTTTTCGACTGTCCGCGCACTCAAGTGTAGCTGAAGACCCATTTCCGCATTAGAAAAACCATGAGTCAACAGATCTAGCACTTCCTGTTCTCTGGTAGTCAGGGATGAGATGATTTGCGATTGCTGAATATGATTATATTGAGGGTGATGTGCTTCCACCGCTTTTGGTTGGGGAGAATTGTTCACATTCCCTTGATGAGAAAAGCGATACTCAGATTGAATAATTTGCGATCGCTCTAATAGATTGCGAATAGCTGCTGCTAATTCTTCTAACTCAAAAGGCTTAGGCAAGTATAAATCACACCCTGACTGGTAGCCCAGAATTCTTTCCTGGGTCTTTGTACGTGCGGTTAATAAAATCACAGGTAATAAACGGAACGGTGGTTGTTGACGCACCCGGCGCACCAATTCATAGCCGTTCATTTGCGGCATCACAATATCGGTGACAATTAAATCAGGACGATACTCTTCTACCATCATCAACGCCTCTTGACCATCATTAGCTGTGATCACTGAGTAGCCAGACAGTTCAAGATAATCGCTAATTGACAGACGAGTACCCAGGTCGTCATCCACTACAAGGATCGTCAAGGGCATGGACAGTACACCCCTAGCATTTTTGTTACTAAGATATTGTTTTCTCTGAGCGCTATTAGTGAACACAGGCAAGAATAGTGTCCTTATGTTTCATACTATGACAGGATTACCTGCTAATTACTGTCTGAGGGTTGATTTATAAAGAAAATCTTAAATCTTTAGAAACGGTTAACGAAGTGTAACGTAACTTCAACTCCTAGAGGGTAGAAAATCCCAATAAATTTGTACTTCGTAACAAATAAGCGATACAATACAGCATTTACTGCTTAGATTATTCGGCTCGGACAAGCGTCAGGAACCTCAGCCTAAAGGCATGAGGCTTGTAAGAGAAATCAAGCAAGCCGTCCTGACCAGCCTATGTCTTAATTGACTACGTTTTTTGAGTCACGACACCGGAGAATGCGAAGCTAGTTCCTCGCTCTGTCATTAGTGGTTAAACAGTTCTAAGGTCACTGGAACAGTGCTGCTAGTCTAAAAAGCTCTTAAAACATTGGCGAAGCTAACATTACCCCGAAAGGGAGGGACGAAAGTCCAAACATTATGCGTACAGGATTGGGACGTTTGAAACGGTAACTGTCCCGTTGAAAGTGCAACACAAAAGCACACCGAACTAACCAATCCCAAGGCGATAATGGTATCTAAATTCATTCAATATAAAGCCGTCCTATAAGGACGGGGTTTCAGACCCAAAGAGTTTGATGAACCATAAGACCTATAATAGGGGCAAGCCGACGGAGGCCAGTTCAGTCCGAGAATCCCATAGCCTTTTAGGCTACTCACAGCGAATAAATACGCAAATACGCCTTACCCCCATGCATAAATGCAGGGGCTTCCACAGCGCGTTCGCGTAGCGTCACGAAGTGAAGACTCTGATGAATGTAGAATCTCCTGAATCGAAGTCACATCAGTGTAAATAAAAATATTTAATATACGTATAATTTTCCATGAGCGACAAGAGCGAAAGTTACAAAGTTATTAGCGAAAATCGTCAAGCCCGTTATTTGTATGAAATCCTGGAAACCTACGAAGCTGGAATTCAGTTGGTAGGAACCGAGGTGAAGTCAATTCGTGCGGGTAAGGTCAATCTCCAAGATGGCTATGCTTTGATTCGCGATGGTGAAGCATGGTTAATTAACGCGCATATCTCCCCTTACAATGCTAGTGGAAGCTATTTTAATCATGAACCACGCCGCACGCGTAAACTGTTGTTGCATCGCCAAGAAATCCGCAAGCTCATTGGTAAAGTGGAACAACAGGGTTTAACTCTAGTGCCTTTGAAGATGTATTTCAAACGCGGTAGAGTAAAAGTGGTTATAGCCCTTGGTAAAGGTAAAAAGCTCCACGATAAGCGAGAAGACTTGAAAAAACGCCAAGATAAACGGGATATGCAACGGGCAATGAAAAATTATTAATTAATCGGAGTCAGAAACCTCACGGCTACTATAGCGTCTTTATTCGGCGGCTCAAACACAAAGTAGCCCAGAGTTAATAAAGGCAGGTGATTTAAATGTCTTATCAGAAAAATGGGTTTAAAACCTCCCCCTTCTATGGGGACTTTACATTAGTACGGCTTTAGCTTACCATAGTCAATGTAGTTTGGTAAGCACAATGTTAAAAGCCTACAAGTACAGAATCTATCCAACCAGTGAGCAAGCGATATTGCTTGCCAAGTCGTTTGGATGTGTACGCTGGTTTTACAACTATGCGCTTAACTTAACTAGCGAAACATATAAAGCAACAGGTAAGGGGTTAAGTCGTAATGACATCATTAATCTGTTACCGTCATTGAAAAAAGAACATGAATGGTTAACAGAACCCCCCTCTCAATGTTTACAACAAGTAGCTTTGGACTTGTCTAGTGCGTTTTTGAATTTCTTTGAAAAACGGCTCTTCCGTACTTAGCGTGCTGAATTTGTTAAAAAATAAGTTTGAAACCCTTGTGTGGCTCCGATAAAAGCCATTATTTTTTGTATTTGAGCTACTGTTACTAAAAATCAAATTATAAACGCCTGTAAGCCTTGTTATTAAAGCAATTTAATCGACTTTCATTAATAATTAAGCACGCTACACACGCAAGAGCCGTTTTTATCGAAGAAGTTGGTATATTTCACAATATACCAGAACTTCAGCCTTCTAATTTACTCCAAGAAAATTTAATAGATAATGTCCCTTTAGCTATTTCTATTGGCACAGAAAAAGCTCGTTCTGAATTAATTGTCGCTCCTGTATTAGTGGCTTTAAGAAAACATTTCCAGAAACAAATTAGTTTATTTTCAGGAATTGAATTTAATATAGAACCAGAAAAAGGATTAATAGGGGTTTGTGATTTTCTCATTAGTCTTTCTGCGGAGCAGTTATTTGTCCAAGCACCTGTGATTACCTTAGTAGAAGCTAAAAATGATAATCTCAAATCAGGACTAGCACAATGTTTAGGAGAAATGTTGGCTGCACAAATTTTTAATCAGCGGGGACAAAATCAGATTGAGATAGTTTATGGTGTAGTTACAACAGGAACTGTTTGGCAGTTTTTGTCTTTAAATGCTCAGACCGTTAAAATTGATTTAGAAGAATATTCTTTAAATAACATATCTGTAATTCTTGGCATATTAGCAAGTTGGCTATAGCGTTTCTCGCCCTAGTGAGGTACATCGGTAAGGGCACGGCACTGCCGTGCCCCTACATCGCGTGATACAATTTTGTACCTCATCTGAATAGGAAGTGCTATATCATGATTTCGTTGTGATATTTAAAGAGTTAGGAATTAATAACTCCTAACTCCTGACTTAATTAGGCAAACGCAGCGGTTTTCACGTCGTTATTTCCCAAAATTTCTTGCAATTCATCTGCATCTACGGTTTCTTTATCAACCAGCATTTGCGCGATTTGATCAAGAATATGACGGTTATTAACTAGCACTTCTTTGGCGCGTGTATAGGCGACATCTACTAGTTTGCGGACTTCTTCATCAATGGCTGCGGCGGTTTCTTCGGAGAAATCACGCTCTGACATGATATCGCGACCGAGGAACATATTACCTTGCTGACGACCAAGGGCAACTGGGCCTAGGCGATCGCTCATGCCAAATCGTGTTATCATCTGACGAGCAACACGGGCTACTTGTTGTAGGTCGTTGGAAGCGCCTGTGGTGACTTCTTCTTCACCGAAGATTAATTCTTCAGCGATGCGACCACCTAAAGCTACAGCCATCTGATTTTCGAGATAAGCGCGGCTGTATAAACCGGTGTCCATGCGGTCTTCGCTGGGGGTAAACCAAGTTAAACCACCTGCACGACCACGAGGAATGATGCTAATCTTTTGTACTGGGTCATAGTCGGGCATTAAGGCACCAACTAAGGCGTGACCAGCTTCGTGATAAGCTACTAAGGTTTTGCGCTTTTCGCTCATTACTCGGTCTTTCTTTTCTGGCCCTGCTAATACCCGGTCGATAGCGTCGTTGATTTCGTCCATCGAGATTTCGGTTAAGTTTCGCCGTGCTGCTAAAATTGCGGCTTCATTCAGCAGGTTGGACAAATCTGCACCGGTAAACCCTGGGGTACGACGGGCGATTCTATCCAAGTCTACATCTTTGGCTAAGGTCTTACCACGGGCATGTACCTTGAGGATTTCACTGCGCCCTGCGTAGTCGGGACGGTCTACGACAACTTGACGGTCGAAGCGACCAGGACGCAATAATGCTGCGTCTAAGACATCGGGACGGTTGGTAGCAGCAATAATGATGATACCAGTGTTACCTTCAAAACCATCCATTTCGGTGAGCAACTGGTTGAGGGTTTGTTCCCGTTCATCGTTACCACCGCCTAAACCTGCACCCCGTTGACGACCTACGGCGTCAATTTCATCGATGAAGACGATACAGGGAGCATTAGATTTGGCTTGTTCAAACAAGTCCCGGACGCGGGAAGCACCGACACCGACGAACATTTCTACAAACTCAGAACCGGAGATGGAGAAGAAGGGTACACCTGCTTCACCTGCGACAGCACGAGCGAGGAGGGTTTTACCAGTACCAGGAGGACCTACTAGCAGGACACCTTTAGGAATTTTTGCACCAACTGCGGTAAAGCGATCGGCATTTTTGAGAAAGTCTACGACTTCGTTTAGCTCTAATTTAGCTTGGTCAATACCAGCGACATCACCAAAGGTTACTTGGGTTTGTGGCTCCATTTGCACTCTGGCTTTAGACTTACCAAAGTTCATCGCTTGGCTACCTGGACCACCTTGAGCGCGGCGGAGCAAGAAAAATAAGCCAACTAGAAGCAATACAGGGAAAAATAAGCTGCTAAGTGCTTTAAACCAAAATCCTTCGTCGGTTTGGGGCAAAACAGAGATATCAACACCTTTTGCGGTGAGCGTGTTGATTAAGTCAGGGTCGTTGACTAAAGTTACTATTTTCTTGTTACCGTCTCTGGATGTTACCAGGGCTGTAGTACGGTCTGCACTCAGACTGACTTTATCTACTGTGCCTTTTTCCACTTCTTGGATAAATTGACTGTATCGCCATGTTTCTCTACTTTGGGGTTGTTTGTCAAAGAATGCTGTTCCTAGCGCAATGACAACAATAAATAGCAGCGCGTACAGCCCCGCATTTCTCCATCTTTTATTCACTGAGGTCAATCCTCCTGTATTTGTGCGCGGGCATTATTAAGAATTATGTTAACTTATCTTAAGGTATAACATAATATTGTGTCGTTTATGGTAGAAAAAGCTTCCTGAGTTGCTGAAAACTAGCATGGTCGGGATTATATTCTAGCGACCCTGTGGGGTGCTTAACGGTATGGATGGGGATGATTTCCACCACACTATTAGTGTAGGCGATCGCTTCCAATCCCTTGACTAACTCCATTGTCCAAGGTTCCTCCTTTACCTGGTGTTGCTGGATTCTTAACCAATTTACAATCTGCTTTCTCATAATTCCTGGCAAAATTGAATTTGCTACCGGCGGTGTCCACCAACAACCATCCCGCCATCCCCAAAGATTGCCTGTGCTAGTTTCTAGCCAATTTCCCCCAGTATCAACTAAAATCGCCTCTTGAGCATCTAACTTGTGAGCGCTATTCTTTGCTAACCACGCACTCAAATAGTTGCCTGTTTTGTGACTCGGTAAATTGCGAGTTAATTCGCAGCTAGAAACGGCGCACATTATACCATTTTTTTGTAATTGTGTCAAATTGGGTGGTAAAAACCTGCCAATTATCCATTCTCGTCCATCAGGAAAGAGAGTAATTCGCAGAACCGGGAAATGTGCCAAGAGAATTTGGGCACCTTGACGCACTCTATTCCAGTTTGGTTGCTGCCAACCGAAATACTGCAAACTAGATTGTAGGCGATCGCAGTGTGAGCGCCAGTTGGTTAAAGTGCTATCGAGGGAGTGGTCATAAACCCGCAACGTTGTAAAAACTGTTGCACCATAGAGTAACCCTGGATCGTCAATGTCTAATTCCAGGGTTCGCGACTCAATTAATTTACCGTCGTACCAGAACATGATCGGGAGGTGGGGGAGAGGGGGAGATCACAGGACAAATGACAAATTACCAATTGATCAATCTTGGGGGGGAAATAAAATTTGGCTATTACCTTGAGGAGTGGTAATTACTTTACCGCCTAAAGCCTCAATTGCGTTAATTGCCCTTTTACGAGTTCTTTCATCTACTTTATTATTTAACACCATTGCCCAAGTAGCAATGCGAGCGTGTTTACTATCTGGATTACGATTTAAAAAATCAACTGTTTTCTGGGAAATAGCAGCAAAATATTTACTTTCTTCATCTGAATAGGTGCTAGCCCATTTCGCTGCTGTTTCAAAAGATTGCTTGGACGATTGAGCATCGCCTAAAAATAATAATTCATCAATTCCTTTATAGCGCCATGCATAATAAGACTTTTCGGGAACTTGAGGAGATAATGATTTTAAGCCTTGATCCATCAATTTTATCGCCCTTTCTGGCATAGCAGCATATAAAGAAGTGCTGGTAGAAAGACTCAGATAAGCTTCTA
The Gloeotrichia echinulata CP02 DNA segment above includes these coding regions:
- a CDS encoding response regulator transcription factor, with amino-acid sequence MPLTILVVDDDLGTRLSISDYLELSGYSVITANDGQEALMMVEEYRPDLIVTDIVMPQMNGYELVRRVRQQPPFRLLPVILLTARTKTQERILGYQSGCDLYLPKPFELEELAAAIRNLLERSQIIQSEYRFSHQGNVNNSPQPKAVEAHHPQYNHIQQSQIISSLTTREQEVLDLLTHGFSNAEMGLQLHLSARTVEKYVSSLLRKTDTSNRAELVRFAIKHGLVE
- the smpB gene encoding SsrA-binding protein SmpB gives rise to the protein MSDKSESYKVISENRQARYLYEILETYEAGIQLVGTEVKSIRAGKVNLQDGYALIRDGEAWLINAHISPYNASGSYFNHEPRRTRKLLLHRQEIRKLIGKVEQQGLTLVPLKMYFKRGRVKVVIALGKGKKLHDKREDLKKRQDKRDMQRAMKNY
- a CDS encoding helix-turn-helix domain-containing protein, which produces MLKAYKYRIYPTSEQAILLAKSFGCVRWFYNYALNLTSETYKATGKGLSRNDIINLLPSLKKEHEWLTEPPSQCLQQVALDLSSAFLNFFEKRLFRT
- the ftsH3 gene encoding ATP-dependent zinc metalloprotease FtsH3 is translated as MNKRWRNAGLYALLFIVVIALGTAFFDKQPQSRETWRYSQFIQEVEKGTVDKVSLSADRTTALVTSRDGNKKIVTLVNDPDLINTLTAKGVDISVLPQTDEGFWFKALSSLFFPVLLLVGLFFLLRRAQGGPGSQAMNFGKSKARVQMEPQTQVTFGDVAGIDQAKLELNEVVDFLKNADRFTAVGAKIPKGVLLVGPPGTGKTLLARAVAGEAGVPFFSISGSEFVEMFVGVGASRVRDLFEQAKSNAPCIVFIDEIDAVGRQRGAGLGGGNDEREQTLNQLLTEMDGFEGNTGIIIIAATNRPDVLDAALLRPGRFDRQVVVDRPDYAGRSEILKVHARGKTLAKDVDLDRIARRTPGFTGADLSNLLNEAAILAARRNLTEISMDEINDAIDRVLAGPEKKDRVMSEKRKTLVAYHEAGHALVGALMPDYDPVQKISIIPRGRAGGLTWFTPSEDRMDTGLYSRAYLENQMAVALGGRIAEELIFGEEEVTTGASNDLQQVARVARQMITRFGMSDRLGPVALGRQQGNMFLGRDIMSERDFSEETAAAIDEEVRKLVDVAYTRAKEVLVNNRHILDQIAQMLVDKETVDADELQEILGNNDVKTAAFA
- a CDS encoding aminotransferase class IV, which encodes MFWYDGKLIESRTLELDIDDPGLLYGATVFTTLRVYDHSLDSTLTNWRSHCDRLQSSLQYFGWQQPNWNRVRQGAQILLAHFPVLRITLFPDGREWIIGRFLPPNLTQLQKNGIMCAVSSCELTRNLPSHKTGNYLSAWLAKNSAHKLDAQEAILVDTGGNWLETSTGNLWGWRDGCWWTPPVANSILPGIMRKQIVNWLRIQQHQVKEEPWTMELVKGLEAIAYTNSVVEIIPIHTVKHPTGSLEYNPDHASFQQLRKLFLP